In Minwuia thermotolerans, the genomic stretch CAGCTTGCTTTCCGCAGCTGTCTCGCTTCTTCTTGTTGCCGCTTGGCTCGGTAACGCCTTTACCGTGCCGGGATGGACCAGCACCGTCCTGTCGGTCTGGTTCCTTTCGGGACTGATCATGGCCACACTTGGGATACATGGCTTCTACCTCGGGCGTGTATTCTCAGAAGTAAAGAGGCGCCCACGTATCATTGTTGAGACCAGAACATTTAATTCGCGAATATGAACGATTTTTGCACTACATCACAGCTTGATACCAAAATCTCCGAGCCCGTTCGGAATTATTTTAGGCAAATTTCAAAGGGAGACATGTATCTCGAAGAGGCGGAGTTTGGCTTGCGCAAAGTACTTCCTTTACTTGTAGGTCTGCCAGATGGTGCGCGCGTACTGGAGGTGGGATCTGGTCCAGGCATCTTGTTGGCAGAAATTACAGAGCGCTTCCCCCTCCTAACGGTCAGAGGCATCGAGCCCTTCAGCGACGGTTTTGATTTCTTTAATGAATTTATTGAGCGAATGCGGGCTGAGCGTAGTCGGGTAGATATACATCTGGGCGGCTATGAAAGCTTCCCGCAGGATGGGATGTGGGACCTCATCTTCCTTGTTAATGTTTTTGAGCATCTTCCCGACTGGAAGGACTTCCTAAATTTCATTGTGCGCTCAATGGCGCCTGGTGGGCACTGTGTCGTTCTGTGTCCGAATTATGGGTTTCCTTATGAATCCCATTTTCGCCTTCCGATCGTATTAAACAAGCGGATTACTGGTGCTTTGTTTAAGAAGCGTATCGATCGTTTCGAGCGAGATAACGCAAA encodes the following:
- a CDS encoding class I SAM-dependent methyltransferase: MYLEEAEFGLRKVLPLLVGLPDGARVLEVGSGPGILLAEITERFPLLTVRGIEPFSDGFDFFNEFIERMRAERSRVDIHLGGYESFPQDGMWDLIFLVNVFEHLPDWKDFLNFIVRSMAPGGHCVVLCPNYGFPYESHFRLPIVLNKRITGALFKKRIDRFERDNANAGLFQSLNFVRLVEIRKAAREIGLEIEVDPEIIREMIERLDTDDAFRRRQSILALPAQILRRTGLLDWLLEFRFVQNYLPYIQFTLSRTV